From the Flavobacterium galactosidilyticum genome, one window contains:
- the pafA gene encoding alkaline phosphatase PafA, whose translation MKKIFLFLLFSFVLTIQAQQRPKLVVGIVVDQMKMEYLYRFSDDFSANGFKRLMNNGYAFHNMHYNYVPTYTAPGHASIYTGATPSTHGIVGNDWFNKAIGKDMYCTEDKSVKTIGNGTEDEGAMSPKNLLSTTITDELRMATNFRGKVIGLSIKDRGAILPAGHFANWAFWYSKTGAFISSTFYGDALPDWVNEFNQEKRYMNYINKGWDLLKPITTYNESLPDDNPYEGKLDKSNAPVFPYDLSKIYKERGADVLRTTPFGNDILAELAMKAIEKEELGKDDITDFLTVSFSSTDYVGHTFGPRSMELQDTYLRLDQTLAQFLNYLDKTVGKDNYLLFLTADHAGAENPNYLKDNKYNVKNIPSKDIVTGLKKYSNETFGADLILDYSNFNLFFNKEIIKKKGLELTKVKQSFKEFLMAQEQVKRVYTEEEILASSGDDYFLSFISKGYDPKQNGEIVVLDKTGYMQYQATGTTHGSPNSYDTHVPLIFYGWQVPKGELHSKKYITQIAPTLSQMLKIPFTNGTEAEVLETLLEKH comes from the coding sequence ATGAAAAAAATATTTTTGTTTTTACTCTTTAGCTTTGTTCTTACAATTCAAGCTCAACAACGCCCTAAATTAGTGGTAGGAATAGTGGTTGACCAAATGAAAATGGAATATTTATATCGTTTTTCAGATGATTTCTCAGCTAATGGTTTCAAACGTTTAATGAATAATGGATATGCCTTTCATAATATGCATTATAATTATGTGCCAACGTATACTGCTCCCGGTCACGCAAGTATTTATACTGGTGCCACACCTTCTACACATGGTATTGTTGGAAATGATTGGTTTAATAAAGCTATCGGAAAAGACATGTATTGTACCGAGGATAAATCTGTTAAAACAATAGGTAACGGTACAGAAGATGAAGGGGCAATGTCTCCTAAAAATTTATTAAGTACTACCATTACTGATGAGTTGCGAATGGCAACTAATTTTAGAGGAAAAGTAATTGGATTAAGTATAAAAGATCGTGGTGCAATTTTGCCTGCAGGGCATTTTGCCAACTGGGCATTTTGGTATAGTAAAACAGGTGCTTTTATCTCTAGTACTTTTTATGGTGATGCATTACCGGATTGGGTAAACGAATTCAATCAAGAAAAAAGATACATGAATTATATTAATAAAGGTTGGGATTTATTGAAACCCATTACTACTTATAATGAAAGCCTTCCTGACGATAATCCGTATGAAGGGAAATTAGATAAATCTAATGCGCCTGTTTTTCCATACGATTTGAGTAAGATATATAAAGAAAGAGGAGCTGATGTTTTAAGAACTACACCTTTTGGAAATGATATTTTGGCAGAGTTAGCGATGAAAGCCATAGAAAAAGAAGAGTTGGGTAAAGATGATATCACGGATTTTCTAACTGTTAGCTTTTCTTCCACAGATTATGTAGGCCATACTTTTGGTCCACGTTCTATGGAATTACAGGATACTTATTTGCGTTTAGATCAAACATTGGCTCAATTTTTAAACTATTTAGACAAGACAGTGGGAAAGGATAATTATCTACTTTTTCTGACGGCAGATCACGCTGGAGCTGAAAATCCAAATTATTTGAAGGATAATAAATACAATGTAAAAAATATTCCTTCAAAAGATATCGTTACAGGATTAAAAAAATATTCTAATGAAACTTTTGGTGCTGATTTAATATTGGATTATTCGAATTTTAATCTGTTTTTCAATAAAGAAATTATAAAAAAGAAAGGTTTAGAATTAACAAAGGTGAAACAAAGCTTCAAAGAATTTTTGATGGCGCAAGAACAAGTAAAAAGAGTATATACTGAAGAGGAAATTTTAGCATCTTCTGGTGATGATTATTTTTTAAGCTTTATTTCTAAGGGGTATGATCCTAAACAGAATGGTGAGATTGTTGTTTTGGATAAAACGGGTTATATGCAATACCAAGCCACAGGGACTACACATGGTTCGCCTAATAGTTATGATACACATGTGCCTTTGATTTTTTATGGATGGCAAGTGCCAAAGGGAGAATTACACTCTAAAAAATATATTACACAAATTGCACCAACACTTTCACAGATGTTGAAGATCCCTTTTACCAATGGAACAGAAGCAGAAGTATTGGAAACGCTTTTAGAAAAGCATTAA
- a CDS encoding IS3 family transposase — protein sequence MFGIDRQVYYRKIKRRASKQNKAQEVILMVNDIRKTMPRLGTRKLYYLLLDKLQLMKIGRDKFFDILRANHLLIQPKRSYHLTTNSHHRFRKHQNQILDLEINRPEQVWVSDITYIGKRENPCYLSLVTDAYSKKIMGFYVADNMNTESSLKALKMALKHRNNKTLQLIHHSDRGLQYCANQYQKQLNKNKIVCSMTQNSDPYQNAVAERINGILKQEFSIDKYKQKAEIMQKVVKEAINIYNEIRPHYSNYMLTPNQMHTQNKIKMRTYKKKTVVNRSLLLFKNCTFIFY from the coding sequence TTGTTCGGGATAGACAGACAGGTTTATTATCGAAAAATTAAAAGAAGAGCATCCAAACAGAACAAAGCCCAAGAAGTAATTTTGATGGTAAATGATATCAGAAAAACAATGCCTAGACTAGGTACTAGAAAACTATATTATCTTCTGCTGGATAAACTTCAATTAATGAAAATAGGAAGAGATAAATTCTTTGATATACTCAGAGCTAATCATTTATTGATACAGCCTAAACGAAGTTATCACCTAACAACTAACTCCCATCATCGATTTAGAAAACATCAAAATCAGATTTTAGATTTAGAAATTAACAGACCTGAACAAGTTTGGGTGTCTGATATAACCTATATCGGGAAAAGAGAAAATCCATGTTATTTAAGTTTAGTCACAGATGCTTATTCTAAAAAGATTATGGGGTTTTATGTTGCTGATAATATGAACACAGAAAGTAGTTTGAAAGCTTTAAAAATGGCTCTTAAGCACAGAAATAATAAAACTTTGCAGTTAATACATCACTCTGATAGAGGTTTACAATATTGTGCTAATCAATACCAAAAACAACTTAATAAAAATAAGATTGTATGTAGTATGACTCAAAATTCTGACCCTTATCAAAATGCAGTTGCAGAAAGGATTAATGGTATTTTAAAACAAGAATTTAGCATTGATAAATACAAACAAAAAGCAGAAATTATGCAAAAAGTTGTAAAGGAAGCTATTAATATCTATAATGAAATCAGACCTCATTATTCTAATTATATGCTAACGCCAAATCAGATGCATACCCAAAACAAAATTAAAATGAGAACTTATAAAAAAAAAACAGTAGTAAACCGAAGCTTACTACTGTTTAAAAATTGTACTTTTATTTTTTATTAA
- a CDS encoding alkaline phosphatase has protein sequence MDRRKFFKNGSLFAIGATILNPFEGNAKELDFDTLKKNTKAKNIIVIVSDGMSIGTLNMADIYLNRKTGKGSNWIQLYKDNKVTRGLMDMASASSIVTDSAAASSSWGSGFRVKNGSLNVGVNGEEYLPIWQKFKKAGKMAGCVTTVPITHATPAGFCVASKSRNSQDSIAEMYLDLKFDIMMGGGNNYFSSESRKDKRDLYQEFSNNGFSVVKNKSEMFACGNSKPILGVFYNDGLPYSKDRESSKELTGTIPTLAEMAQRAIDKMKNHPNGFVLQVEAGKVDWAAHGNDITGLLYDQVAHDEVVKLAIDFAEKDKNTLVIITTDHGNANPGIIYGRDADANFDSIQNYKQTNEWILNGIGQETTVSQLIDRIEYANKTILKQDEAKEILNFYSNIKLEEGLYNPRHLPFKLLADIQKKYNSVGWISMDHSADYSELAMYGPGSDLLKPFIKNTDLHYLMLEAAEVENKF, from the coding sequence ATGGATAGACGGAAATTTTTCAAAAACGGTTCTTTATTTGCTATTGGAGCGACCATATTAAATCCTTTCGAAGGAAATGCAAAAGAACTTGATTTTGACACTTTAAAAAAGAATACAAAAGCAAAAAATATCATTGTGATTGTTAGCGATGGAATGAGCATCGGTACACTAAACATGGCTGATATCTACCTCAATAGAAAAACTGGAAAAGGCAGTAACTGGATTCAATTATATAAAGACAATAAAGTAACTCGAGGTTTGATGGATATGGCTTCGGCATCATCAATCGTTACTGATTCTGCAGCAGCAAGTTCTTCTTGGGGAAGTGGTTTTCGTGTAAAAAATGGTTCTTTAAATGTTGGTGTAAACGGAGAAGAGTACCTTCCAATTTGGCAGAAATTTAAAAAAGCAGGAAAAATGGCGGGTTGTGTGACTACAGTTCCTATTACTCATGCCACACCTGCTGGATTTTGTGTTGCTTCAAAAAGCAGAAATAGTCAGGATAGTATAGCCGAAATGTATCTTGACCTGAAATTTGATATTATGATGGGTGGTGGAAATAACTATTTTTCTTCTGAAAGCCGCAAAGATAAACGGGATCTGTATCAAGAGTTTTCTAACAATGGATTTTCTGTAGTAAAAAACAAAAGTGAAATGTTTGCTTGCGGTAATAGCAAGCCTATTCTTGGCGTATTTTATAACGATGGATTACCCTATTCTAAAGATAGAGAAAGTAGTAAAGAATTAACCGGAACTATTCCTACATTAGCAGAAATGGCACAACGTGCTATTGATAAAATGAAAAATCATCCCAATGGTTTTGTACTTCAAGTAGAAGCTGGAAAAGTGGATTGGGCGGCACATGGAAACGATATTACAGGTTTACTTTACGATCAAGTAGCACACGATGAAGTTGTAAAACTTGCTATTGATTTTGCCGAAAAAGATAAAAATACTCTTGTAATTATTACTACTGACCATGGAAATGCCAATCCGGGAATTATCTACGGTAGAGATGCAGATGCTAATTTTGATAGTATTCAAAATTACAAACAAACTAATGAATGGATCTTAAACGGAATTGGCCAAGAAACTACAGTTTCACAGTTAATTGACAGAATCGAATACGCTAATAAAACAATTCTAAAACAGGATGAAGCTAAGGAAATTTTAAATTTTTATTCGAATATTAAATTAGAAGAGGGTCTTTATAATCCAAGACATTTGCCTTTCAAATTACTAGCTGACATTCAAAAGAAATACAATTCAGTCGGCTGGATTAGTATGGATCATTCTGCTGATTATAGTGAACTAGCGATGTATGGCCCTGGAAGTGACTTATTGAAACCTTTCATTAAAAATACGGACTTACATTATTTAATGTTAGAAGCTGCTGAAGTAGAAAATAAATTTTAG
- the lysA gene encoding diaminopimelate decarboxylase: protein MQSKDLLQLAEQYGSPLYVYDAAKIQSQYNRLSKAFSKVNKLRINYAMKALSNVAILQLLQEMGSGLDTVSIQEVMLGLHAGYEPDRIFYTPNGVSLEEIEEVNAMGVQINIDNLSILEQFGTKYPHVPVCIRINPHVMAGGNANISVGHIDSKFGISVHQLPHLVRIVENTKMNIVGIHMHTGSDILDIEVFLYAAEILFDAAKSFKNLEFLDFGSGFKVPYKKDDIETDIEELGKKLSKRFNAFCVEYGKELTLIFEPGKFLVSEAGYFLAKVNVVKQTTSTVFAGIDSGFNHLIRPMFYGSQHHIENISHPKGKERFYSVVGYICETDTFANNRRISEIKEGDILSFRNAGAYCFSMASNYNSRYKPAEVLWMNGEGHLIRAHETFEDLLKNQISLPVTTATV, encoded by the coding sequence ATGCAATCAAAAGACTTACTTCAATTAGCAGAACAGTATGGCAGTCCATTATACGTATATGATGCTGCAAAAATTCAATCTCAATATAATAGACTATCAAAAGCTTTCTCGAAGGTAAATAAGCTACGAATTAATTATGCGATGAAGGCACTATCAAATGTAGCAATTCTGCAATTATTGCAAGAAATGGGTTCAGGTCTTGATACTGTATCTATTCAGGAAGTAATGTTAGGACTTCATGCAGGTTATGAACCAGATCGAATTTTCTATACTCCTAATGGCGTTTCACTAGAAGAAATCGAAGAAGTGAATGCTATGGGAGTTCAAATCAATATTGATAACTTATCTATTCTAGAGCAATTTGGAACTAAATATCCACACGTTCCTGTTTGCATCCGAATAAATCCTCACGTTATGGCAGGAGGAAATGCAAATATATCTGTTGGACACATCGATAGTAAATTTGGTATTTCAGTTCATCAATTACCACATCTAGTTCGCATTGTAGAAAATACAAAAATGAATATAGTAGGAATACACATGCATACTGGTTCAGATATTCTTGATATTGAAGTATTCTTATATGCAGCTGAAATATTATTTGATGCAGCTAAAAGCTTTAAAAACCTTGAATTCTTGGACTTTGGAAGCGGATTTAAAGTTCCTTACAAAAAAGACGATATAGAAACTGATATAGAAGAACTAGGTAAAAAACTATCTAAAAGATTCAATGCTTTTTGTGTTGAATACGGTAAAGAATTAACCCTAATATTTGAACCAGGAAAATTCTTGGTAAGTGAAGCTGGTTACTTTTTAGCTAAAGTTAATGTGGTAAAACAAACGACCTCTACTGTTTTTGCTGGTATCGATAGCGGATTCAATCATTTAATCAGGCCAATGTTTTACGGTTCGCAACATCATATTGAAAACATTTCACACCCAAAAGGGAAAGAACGTTTTTACTCTGTAGTAGGATACATTTGCGAGACAGATACGTTTGCAAATAATAGAAGAATTTCAGAAATTAAAGAAGGTGATATTTTGAGTTTTAGAAATGCCGGAGCATATTGTTTTTCTATGGCTTCAAATTATAATTCACGTTACAAGCCAGCTGAAGTTTTATGGATGAATGGCGAAGGGCACCTAATTCGAGCTCATGAAACTTTTGAGGATTTACTTAAAAATCAAATTTCACTTCCCGTAACTACGGCAACAGTCTAA